A segment of the Lycium barbarum isolate Lr01 chromosome 7, ASM1917538v2, whole genome shotgun sequence genome:
TCAGAACTGTCACCGGAATCTCCATAGTTTAGATTCTTCTACGGAGTTCTTTTTGACATGGTGATTCAAAggacatctttttttttttgaaactagcAACATTCGAAGGACATCTTAGAAGATTGGATAATGAAATTTTAACTTAATTCTCAATAGCTTTCCTTATATTAAATGAAATGCAGGGACCAGTCACATATAGAAAAGTCTATCCCATCAAAGATCAATAGAAACATGATGGTTGCAACCGACTTAACAGTGTTATCTAAGTGTTTTGCATAAAATATTGAATATACCTGCCTGAAATTTCCAATATCTGCAGCAACACGGCTAAAATTTTCCCACATCTGCCAGCTGTCTCGCCTGTGGAAGGGCTCCGaaatcaaacaaacaaacaaGATGACAACACCAACCTCGGTCCAAAAAAGGAGAGAGGGTGGCTACGCAAAGTGGGACGGCATGATTTTAGTAAGTGTGTATTCTTCCATTGCGCTGGTACAAGGGGAAAGGAAGTGACAAGTATACTTTCATGTTCTTATCCAACTGTAGATGGGTTGAAACACTGGATTGTTGTGGTAAAAGAGTGTCGCGCGCGCGTGTgtgtgtggttttttttttttttttgtggtttggttgttggggggggggggggggggggggcggtggTTGTGGGGGATTGGAAGAGCCAGGCCAGATGAGTTGAAAGAGATGGCTAGAGAGATTGGAAAGAATGGGTGGAGGGGTTTCATATCCTCCAAAGAAAAAAGTGTAAGACAAATAAATATGCACACCAAAAGAATAATTATAATATGAAATTAAGGGTGAGGATAGCAGGAAGTCAGTACTTCAGCTTCAAGGCTTCCTTAAACGCAATAAAAGCTTCCTTGTTTTTCTTCTTAACCATATGCCTGCATAGTCAAGAACCAAGCACATGAAAAGATAAAAATAGAAATAGAAGTAAAAAGTTATTATGACGATTTCCAAGGACAAAAGAAGTAATGCAAGCAGGATCCATTTAATCCGCGAAGAGGTATCAGTGTATTGTGTAACCCCTTGGCCTTTACTCCCAACTCTATCAAGTCAAAGGTTGTTTTTTCTTATCATAGCTTGTACGGATATCCATAACACTTGATTTCTTCCTTCATTTAACATGCTTAGGACTCGAACTAAAACAAACATCTTGCTTCCCTCCACCTATTTAAATTATAATACAGCTATTGCAGTAGTGTATCAGTTtataagtttaaaagaaaatcaaaAAAGGACACAAGttctatttgaaaaagaaaaagtgtATAAACCGCTGACTCCCTGCCATAAGAAAGTAGAGACCTCCAATACTCCGAAAAATACTCACCCATCTATCACTCCATAATATTTCCAATTCCCAATGCAAAGCCGGATTGGAACTTCTACTCATTTGATCACAGTTGGGCTCACACGCAATGATCTCAACTTGCTTTAATAAGTAAATTACtcctccattccataataagtggttTTTTAGGCtcatgcacaccccttaagaaattgctcactcgtagaaaattaggagtgtttttactaacttacccctaatcAAGTCTTACTACTttctagaaaaagaaaaggtaGTTAATGAATCTTGACTAATTAAAAATAAGGGTAATCTTGGAAGAATCTGCCCAAAGTCTTCTTGAATCctaaagcaccacttattttgaagcaaaaaaaaaaaatgaaaagcctaaaaaaccacttattatggaacggaggAAGTATAATGTATCTCACTTATCGAGAGTTTCTTCTATGACCTCCATAAATGAATTGTTTTAACATTTCAGCCAGGATCCCATTTGCTTAAAATTTCACTCTTTCAGACATAGCAATTGTGAAGTTGCATAGCTATAACAGTTGGAGCATGACAAGAAACACTTCAAAGACAGGATAAAATTTGAAACTCTAGTGCTAGCTGCAAATTCTTCAAGAATCTAAATCTtggaaaaagtaaaaaagaaagtaaaagtAGAAAGAACCAGCTGATTGATATTTACTAAATTCTTGTCTGTACTGGATGTTGTTGAGGAACATAATCTATGTTTTACTGAAACATGTACAAACAACTAGCTACTATACCAAGTGCCTTCCTTACTTCTCCTTTTTACAAGGGTTTAACTTATTTGCTGAACTGGAAGACAGAAATCTATAAATGACCTTTGGTCCAGCAAATAAATGGATTCATTATTTGATTGCCTATAGATATAGAAAACCAATAAAACTGACACATGTCATCTGATTTAGATTTCCTAAATGCAAGGGTGAAAGAACATACAGGCAAGCGATATTATTCCAAGCCTCTCCATTTTCAGGATCAAGCTGAACGGCACGTGTGAAGCCATCCAGTGCCTTATCAACATCTCGAGCCTGTAGTGTTCCAGACAAAGCCAGAAATCATGTAGTGAATACATaccaaaaggaaaaagaaacaaACTACATAGCATCACGTGCATTTCCTTACAGCTTATAGCCATGAATGATCATAATCAGCATACAAACAAAAATACAGACCTTTAAAGCAGCAGCACCAAGTGCAAACCATCCATCTGGATACAAAGAATTCATTGCCATTGCAGATACCCTGAAAATAAAGGAAATATAGATCAAATCAGTGGATAAGTGGGAAGCAAATTAATTGATATTTACAATTCAAGCGAATGAAAACACGGTAAGCCAACCATAGATCTTTTGACTTCTCGTACTCCCCCCTGTTGTATGCACTACGGGCAAGGGAACGCTGTTCCAAGAAGAATTTCGAGCCCAAAACAATTTAAAGACAAATAAAGAAACGAAAATAGAAAATATTTGCAATCACTAACGTAGGCAACAAGAAACTTTGATTCACCTGTGCTCGAGCAGACTTATTCCCTGACACTTCCTGGGCTTTTTCATAGCATTTGTCATCGTTCGTAACATCTCCAAGGGAACACCTAAAAGAGAATAAATATGGTATTGTACCGCATAATTAACACCCAAACAAAAAATAACAAGTACAGTTAAAATGACATATTAATTTCTACAAAAAGCGAATGGAGGTCAGGATTAAGTATAAAAACGAAAACAGTGCATCTGacaaatataaatgaattcattgcAATGCATGGAGAGGAAGTTGACAAACAACTTAATAATGCAAAAGTTTCTCAAGCAAAGACTtttttttcctaattccaaaaTGAAGGCATCTCATAATTGTAAACAGTCTTTTGTTTGTGGCCGAGATAGGGAAGATTATAATAGCCAACAGAGGTAATATTGATACGATTTGCAATAATTTACGAGTACAAGAAGGCTGATTGGGATAAGAGTCAAAACATAACCCTCAGATTTTTTGCCTTGATAAGTTTTGATTTCTTATAAAGTGTTGGCGGAGTCCTAAAAGTAACATTTGCCAATTAATCAGACATTCAGTAGCAAAGACAACTTCAACTGAAGCAATTAGTAAGGTTCTTTTTTCCTCTAACCAAGAAATCCCCTAGGGCTAGTGGCGCAAGGTTCGAAACTTGGTCGAGAATGGGCCCACCCTCTACCTCTCTccacttattaaaaaaaaaaaaaaactaatagtTCATCGCGAATAGGGTGGAGTTGGGGGTGGCAAGCTGAAGAAAAATGGGCCAAACACGAGGGATAGGAAAGCTTGAAGGGATTGTTTTAAGAATTGTCCAATAATCACCATTTCTGACTTTATTTCCGGATTAGTAATATTGTGATTATAATTCAGGGACCAACTTCAGTAAACAAATATAGCAATAACAATCTCGCCTCTTGCTATCCCCGAAAAATACAATTTACATGAGTCAATGAAGGGGTTAGCAGGTAACCAGTGGACTAGCAGAGGTGCGCGCAAGCTAACCCCGACACCACCGTCATCAAAATAAAATTACAACTTAACACGAGATAACTTGTTATCATCTTACTTCCCTCagtaatgtgttttttttttttttaaagataaggTACTCCCCTCAGTAATGTGCAAACAAAAGTTTATATTTTACCAAACAAGCCTTCAAACAGAAAGAAATATGGGCAAATTTTGTAGCACAAACAAACGTGAGCACTTACCTAAATGGTAAAAGGCCGTCTCTTAATACAAAAAGGAGTGTTGACTCGTCAGACTCGCACAATAAGTTCTACTCAAACAAAGCTCAAAAAAATTCGAACACTACAGCTTTATCTCAGTACAAAATTTTTGCTCTGTATCTCGTAACTTTTGGAGATATAGAGTGATGTCACATTACCTCATGCTATCGCTCATAAGATATCACGAAAAGACAAAACTCGCTAAAAAGGTAAAAGGATCAGCATCTTGCTTTCATAGTCATGTTTTTTTCAAAAACCTCCAACAGTGGTCAAGTTTTTGATGTAAAGGATAATTTGGATGTTCAAATGAACATGTATCACAGACATATAACAGCATTGAAAACCTCTTTGAGAAATAAAGTGCTTCTAATGTATGCTAAATGAAATTAGGGCTGCTTATTGGACTATTGAACAAGAGGCCCTTGAATTATAGAAATAATTTTCATGATAAAAGtgaatggttttttttttttttttttttttgaaactggtaatgttgtattcctcagcattaaggatATGCTGGcaaccttttaaaaaaaaaaaaaaaaagagagagagagagagagataaatAAAAGGGATAGATACTACTTACAGAGAGCCTAACAAATCTACAAGATCTGATTCCTCTATTTCTTTCTCTTTACACCAAAAAGTAGAAGATACAATACAATTCCATTTAACTAAGTGAATGGAATTGGACCTATCTTCAAAGCTTCTACTATTCCTCTCTCTCCACACAGTCCACCAGATACAGTGTGGGATAATTCTCCACCATTTCTTCTGGCTCTTGCTTCCTCCTATCGTTAAAACATTAAACCTGTTTTTCTCCAAATCATGCCCTTGGTACCTTGTAATGGTTCAAGAGATGGAACCTGTTTTCTTCTGATGACTCaaaaaatttcttctttttttacgAAGTAGATGACTCAGAACATTTCTATTTCCTAAGCTAGAGGAAAATCAAAATTAAAAACAGAAAAAGCAGTTAAAATGATAAAGGGAAGGTAGAGTTTCATTTTAGTATACCATAATCTAGGGTCAAATGGTCTTTCGGATAACCGAGCTTTGATAAGTTCAACTGCTGCCGCTTTCTTCTCCATTAGCCTACAAGATTCAAGCAATATTTTCAGCTGAAACTGCACAGGGCCGCAGGCAAAAGCTATGTTTTGAGAATTCCGATTGTACCTATAACAGTATATTAAGTTATCCCAAAGCTCAAGATCCTCGTACACTTTAACAGCTTCCCCTATCAAACCACAGCTCACTAGAAGATCTCCATACTCCCTGAACAAGAACTGATTGCACTTGTTAACTCAGTGTATCTAATCATGAGATGACATTCCCTAAGCAAACATGTTTACAAAACTAATTCAGTATACCTAGCCAAACTAAAATGAAGCATATCAGAAGAACAGTGTCTATTCAACATTACTAATCAGCGCAGCTAGTATAATAAATTTACTAGTCCTTTTTGCACCAAGTGCACGAGTTAGTTTGTCTATAAGGGATCAAAATTCATGACACTCAAAAATTCAGGAATTAGTAACATTGCATGTACACGAAGAGATATTTTAGAAAAACCAAGAAAGTAAATTTGGATAGAGGGAAGAGCAACTTTACTTGCGCAATGCAGGAATCGTGGGGATATTAACTCCAAAACAACAATTCATCCTTTGTGTAGCTCCAGGAGAAGGATTGTATATGCCCTGAACCTGAGATagcgcaaataaatattttaacacaataAAAAGTATCCTTGCTGCAAAAAGCAAGACCCAATAGGATAACTAATGAGCTTTGAATTCAATCTGCTTTCATCAACTTGAATATACTCGGTGCTCCACTTTATTTTCTCCCTGATACATTAGATCCAAGGGGCAACTAGAAGTTCAAAGTCACTAGAACTTACCAGTTTATCCATCATCAGCAATGCACGCTGCTTTGTACGGCCACGACTTGATTCCCACCGAATGCGTAATATATCACACAAATGCTGTAGCTGAATGAAAGAAAGATGCTTGAGTCTGTTGACATTCCATCATAATGGCATAAAGCTCGCTATAAATCAAGTATAGTACAAAGCCTGGAAGGAGAATGACCACATAGAAGCAAAATGATGATGCAATAAGCAGAGATGACTATAAATCTGATTTTCCCTTGTACATACTTTAAAGGGAGCTGTAACACCAACTAAAGCAGACGTATACACCATTTTGGAGTTAAGGGGATAAAACAaagtgggtggggtgggggggggggggggggggggggaagaagaAAGGAGGAAGTAAACTAAATCGATATTCTGAAGTTTCCTATCTCATTTTTGTAACTGAGAACAATAGCTTTTTAGAAGAAAAGGGGAAGATATTCGAGCATTGCCACCAAGAATTTAAGCAATTCAGGTCTCAATCACTTCAATTATTACTATCTGCAAACCTCTACCAGTTCCATATCTACTTATCCAAAAAAAGTTTTCCTTAACCATCAAACCCACACTAATTCACGGCTTGGATGGGCTAAGCTTTGACAACATGGATTATGTTACTTGTTCTTGTATAGATTTTGCATAGAAGCAAGTCAGAAACCTTTGGTGCTCTTGTTAACACGGTTTTTTATTCCCAATTTAACATTAGAAAGATATAAAACTGGACTAGGCTACAAAGGCAAAAACCAGCTAGAATTAAAAGTTTAGAGTGTAACTTTGAAACTGATGTTTCGATTAAAGCAATTGCACTGCAAAAAGAAGAACATATTGTTAGAATGAAACAAGATAAACCTTACCGTAAAAGGTGATGATTGCTGGGAATCAATTGCCTCAATATAAGGGGCCATCTCCCACCCTGAAATAACAGCACACACATGAGCAACAAAGCCTTCAGATGCTCTCTCCACCCATTCCAAATAACCCCGGTCGGTTCCACCTTATAAAGTAAAGATAGATCCCACATCTACATTATACAGCTTCATCTATAATTTCAAGCACTTTTGAGATTGGCATTACTTGGCCCCTCAAAATCGAGAGAGGTTGATTTGTCTTTAACCATTTCTTTTCTCGGCAAGCTCATTAGCATTACCAATGCTCTTACTGACCTTCCAAGGTTGATATCTGCAGGCAACGGCCATCTACTTTACATTTTCTATGGCCGAGTTTCTCATACATGCCGTAGTTAAGATGTTTGCACTAAGAAGTTGATTCAGGAATTCAAGGACTTCAAATCAGGAAAAGATGTCTAATTTATTTAAATGACTGAACTCATGAAAAGTCATGTAGTAAGGAGAAAAACGTGCTGACTTCAGATGAAGGGCAATGATTTCCTCTTGAAAGCAATGAAGTAAAGATCATTCATTTCCCTTCAGAATTCCGTCCAAGTAATCCCACTCATGGTGGTTATCAGCCTAGGCAATAGAATCAAAAGAGGAAATGGAGCTGTGTCCCAGTAATTTATGAATGCAAATTTCTAAACATTGAGATAGCTGTATCATGTATGAAAAAGGACTGGTGTCAAACATTTTGCAGCGTCCCAAAAAAGAAAGGAGTAATAAATATCCCAAAAGGAGTATGTTCCACATTGTCTGAAACAATGCCCTTCAACAGTCATTCCTTAAGCTAGTCATATTGTAATATAATTTTTTCTATTATCAAATAAAGCAAcagcaaaacaaaagaaaattaaaataggGATTCGTAATGACACAGTCAGGGATAGGGATTCGTAATGACACAGTTAGGCAGCTTACTTTGCAATTCATCACTCCGAGCTCTCTTCTCAATAGAGAGACATTGTGCTAAAATTACTGCTTGCTGAGTAGGCTTTAATTGCATAGAGGCTATACTCTGATTTTGAGCACCTTGTGCACTATTTTCTGAATTTTTATCAACTTCCAAGAATCTGGGGGTCATTAATATGTCAGATGCCTCATCAGTAGATGCTTCATGAGTTTCACTGGGACGTTGAGGACAAGCATTTTCACCACAGGTAGAAACCTTATTTTGGAACTCATTACCAAGTGAAGCACTACCATCATCACCATCTGTGTTACCTACAAGAAGAAGTTGTGCTTTTGGTTCCGCCTGTATTATCAGAGCACCCTTTAAGTATATGTCTACCAAAAAAAAGCAACTTTTCAGTGATAAGTGATCACTGATTTATTTCCAATGACACGTGAAAAAACATACCTGGTGAAACGTACGAAAGCCCAAAGCTCCACTTAGCGAAAAATTAAGTCTGGATATTGCTGCAGCTGATTCAAAATGGACCCTAGTACACAAATCATACCAAGTAGGAATTAATATCATGCTTCCAGATAAGTAATACAGTTGAGCAGATTCATTATACAAGAGAATTATATGAGACGAGATCATTGATTATTGCACAAAGAAATCAAACTGTGCCGTGAAACAAAATAGGAATGACGGATGATAAGAAAAATGGGTAAGAAATGCAGCTAGATGCATGTTACTGAGAGAAGCAGCTAAGAACAACTATTACGCAAATTTTCTGTTTTCCTTTTGTTGTTTCCTGCCCAAGTATGACACATAGGATACAGATTAACTGTTAAGTATACGGGACTAAAGAAGTATAGGGGACTAAAGACTTAAAAAGAATAAATTAAAAGACATAAAAGGGACACCTTGATGAAAAGGAAGATAACTAAAAACCTAACGAGAAAAGAAAAATACAGCAGAAAAAAATACCATACATGAACAGCATCACCTAAAAAAGATACAGATTACAGCAAAATAAAATAGATGCTCACAAGCAGCCATCCGTTAAACGACAGGATAAGCAAAATGAAATCATTACTTCACTTTGGATAGGCAAACCATGGAAAATGATCCAGGTATGCTCAGTTGTAGATTTGTGACTCTAAATATCATAAAAGCTTCTTCATCAAATAGCTAACCTGGAAGCATCAACTCGGCTATAAGTAAGTTCCATTATTCCTGCCTCCAAATGAAGCATAGATACAACAGCAGAAGCATCCTCTTCTGGAATCAGAGAAGCCCAATAATATCTTACTTTCTCCAGAGAACCAATATGTTGCAAACTTTCACGCGTGAAGACTTGCAATAGATCAAACAAAGAAGATGAGCGATCATCTAACAACTTCTGTTGGATGATTAACAGCCTAGCTAACCACCACGAGATGCTTCTGGCTCCATCCGCCCCCGAGTCGTTTCCTTCTGACAAAAGATCTTTCGTCCTCATAAGCAGTATCTTGGCAAAGGTAATATACTACAGGAGGACCAAAGCGGGAGGAAAGTGAAAAGGAAATTTTGGCATCAACTCAGTGGTGTATGCAATAAAACAATTTGGCTAATCAGGAAAATGGAAATCCATATAAGCATTTATTCCAAGAAGCACATATACAGATATgttaactcaaaaaaaaaaaaaaaaactatgcatAACATGGATGCATACTTGAGGAAAATATACTTCTCCGGATCATCTTACATTATCAAGACTCGTGATTAATCCCATAGAAAGTTTTAAATAACCTATTATTAAGTCTATGCAGTGAAGTTGTTGAGAGAACAGCTTGGTACTAAAAGGCGCAGATTTAATAAATGGGTCAAGTGGTTCAATGAACTACATTTACTATATACCCGTTCATACTCAATTCTCTATTTCATACCTATATTTAGGTGTATCTTCCCTTTTATTAGAATCAACTCAGTCAATTATCACtctgtttcttttcttttatcttaATGGTTCTGTCAAGATGGAATTTagactttctttttctttaatttttttctgtTGCTTAAAATAGGTAAGGTAATCTACATAACACAAGCAGATAGAGCTCTTCATCCTGTCAATAACTTTCAGCTTTACCTATCACGATAAATATGCAATAAATGACCCTACACTATAGGGACTTGATAAATTAAcatcaaaatttccagaaacaaCAGGTATGTCATCACTAGTTCATG
Coding sequences within it:
- the LOC132603231 gene encoding uncharacterized protein LOC132603231 isoform X2; amino-acid sequence: MADQQHSQLSSLRALELRLLHSSLPLSSFPNQPTPTSSFSHIHTLITQVLEFIELGQYTQALSSNGAKAIFSSSQPPQLNDSSESAEFFYSEFVPQCVTLFLNTDGVEDSGPNSLGKIYKAVLVMAVAVAAILGFTQCNITGPMVKLPPIPLGAIVFGEGEMKTSSGGWSEWEVWAQKELISVGSDLRAKFSNLQYITFAKILLMRTKDLLSEGNDSGADGARSISWWLARLLIIQQKLLDDRSSSLFDLLQVFTRESLQHIGSLEKVRYYWASLIPEEDASAVVSMLHLEAGIMELTYSRVDASRVHFESAAAISRLNFSLSGALGFRTFHQAEPKAQLLLVGNTDGDDGSASLGNEFQNKVSTCGENACPQRPSETHEASTDEASDILMTPRFLEVDKNSENSAQGAQNQSIASMQLKPTQQAVILAQCLSIEKRARSDELQRWEMAPYIEAIDSQQSSPFTLQHLCDILRIRWESSRGRTKQRALLMMDKLVQGIYNPSPGATQRMNCCFGVNIPTIPALRKEYGDLLVSCGLIGEAVKVYEDLELWDNLIYCYRLMEKKAAAVELIKARLSERPFDPRLWCSLGDVTNDDKCYEKAQEVSGNKSARAQRSLARSAYNRGEYEKSKDLWVSAMAMNSLYPDGWFALGAAALKARDVDKALDGFTRAVQLDPENGEAWNNIACLHMVKKKNKEAFIAFKEALKLKRDSWQMWENFSRVAADIGNFRQALEAVQKVLDMTKKKRIDVELLERMLQELELRTSTGHSEYDALRDSSDSAEAGSNMINVDPLTSSDKDLARERETENLIQIVGKILRQIVQTGGNAEIWGLYARWHKLKGDLAMSSEALLKQVRSYQGADLWKDKDRFTKFAHASLELCEVYQEIARRNCSRKELSAAEMHLKNTIKQAEAFSDTKEYRDILACLDEVKAAQATP
- the LOC132603231 gene encoding uncharacterized protein LOC132603231 isoform X1, whose amino-acid sequence is MADQQHSQLSSLRALELRLLHSSLPLSSFPNQPTPTSSFSHIHTLITQVLEFIELGQYTQALSSNGAKAIFSSSQPPQLNDSSESAEFFYSEFVPQCVTLFLNTDGVEDSGPNSLGKIYKAVLVMAVAVAAILGFTQCNITGPMVKLPPIPLGAIVFGEGEMKTSSGGWSEWEVWAQKELISVGSDLRAKFSNLQYITFAKILLMRTKDLLSEGNDSGADGARSISWWLARLLIIQQKLLDDRSSSLFDLLQVFTRESLQHIGSLEKVRYYWASLIPEEDASAVVSMLHLEAGIMELTYSRVDASRVHFESAAAISRLNFSLSGALGFRTFHQAEPKAQLLLVGNTDGDDGSASLGNEFQNKVSTCGENACPQRPSETHEASTDEASDILMTPRFLEVDKNSENSAQGAQNQSIASMQLKPTQQAVILAQCLSIEKRARSDELQRWEMAPYIEAIDSQQSSPFTLQHLCDILRIRWESSRGRTKQRALLMMDKLVQGIYNPSPGATQRMNCCFGVNIPTIPALRKEYGDLLVSCGLIGEAVKVYEDLELWDNLIYCYRLMEKKAAAVELIKARLSERPFDPRLWCSLGDVTNDDKCYEKAQEVSGNKSARAQRSLARSAYNRGEYEKSKDLWVSAMAMNSLYPDGWFALGAAALKARDVDKALDGFTRAVQLDPENGEAWNNIACLHMVKKKNKEAFIAFKEALKLKRDSWQMWENFSRVAADIGNFRQPRVFRKQPFYLGRSKALEAVQKVLDMTKKKRIDVELLERMLQELELRTSTGHSEYDALRDSSDSAEAGSNMINVDPLTSSDKDLARERETENLIQIVGKILRQIVQTGGNAEIWGLYARWHKLKGDLAMSSEALLKQVRSYQGADLWKDKDRFTKFAHASLELCEVYQEIARRNCSRKELSAAEMHLKNTIKQAEAFSDTKEYRDILACLDEVKAAQATP